In Agrobacterium tumefaciens, a single genomic region encodes these proteins:
- a CDS encoding ArnT family glycosyltransferase, with amino-acid sequence MQNAASMHEGVALPHAQAGEQHRWLTFAVSAIIVVTALRVVGLAFNRTDLFVDEAQYWLWGREMALGAYSKPPLIGWLIRAATILGGGEGTFQVRLAAPVVHGVAAAAILVLGRMIYDVRLASLAALVYLTLPAVTLGSLLISTDTPMMLFIVLSMISVRKLALARAERRGALGWSIALGLCFGLGLMSKYAMIYFLPCFIAAGWLCEAWRIRLRDAAIAVLVCIAVIAPNLWWNTAHDFMTARHTADNANWHGVQLKIGSALEFFFSQAGVVGPFVFVGMIVATIRAKTAEARALVALSVPIVLLITAQGLMSRALANWAVGAYAAGVLLAVPVLAARRWLIVSTLALGGIVAIALPLMTIAGTELRLPKGELAMARYLGRSELVSTGLSRAREAGADAIVANDRSILAELFYQLRDEKQVLTRALPETGVPSSHYALLYPLKSGEAKNPLFLASADGLPACLAGEAPVARWTAGPGFLEGREIGLWRLPPQCIPEGVNGQ; translated from the coding sequence ATGCAGAACGCCGCCAGCATGCATGAGGGTGTGGCCCTACCTCATGCGCAGGCGGGCGAACAGCACCGGTGGCTGACCTTTGCGGTCTCGGCAATCATTGTCGTGACAGCGCTGCGGGTTGTTGGGCTGGCTTTCAACCGTACCGATCTTTTCGTCGACGAGGCGCAATATTGGTTATGGGGCCGGGAGATGGCGCTCGGCGCCTATTCCAAGCCGCCGCTGATCGGCTGGCTCATTCGCGCGGCAACCATTCTGGGCGGCGGCGAGGGCACGTTCCAGGTGCGGCTGGCCGCACCTGTCGTGCATGGCGTTGCGGCGGCGGCCATTCTTGTGCTGGGCCGTATGATCTATGATGTCAGGCTGGCCTCGCTGGCTGCCCTTGTCTATCTGACGCTGCCCGCCGTGACGCTCGGCAGCCTGCTGATCTCGACCGATACCCCGATGATGTTGTTCATCGTGCTGTCGATGATTTCGGTCAGAAAGCTTGCGCTGGCGCGGGCCGAACGCAGGGGCGCGCTGGGCTGGAGCATCGCTCTCGGCCTCTGTTTCGGCCTTGGCCTGATGTCGAAATATGCGATGATCTATTTTCTGCCCTGCTTCATCGCCGCCGGCTGGCTTTGCGAGGCGTGGCGCATCCGGCTGCGTGACGCGGCGATCGCCGTGCTGGTTTGCATTGCCGTTATCGCCCCCAATCTGTGGTGGAACACCGCGCATGATTTCATGACCGCGCGCCATACGGCTGATAATGCCAACTGGCATGGCGTCCAGCTGAAGATCGGTTCCGCGTTGGAATTCTTCTTCTCGCAGGCCGGCGTGGTCGGACCCTTCGTTTTTGTCGGCATGATTGTCGCGACAATCCGCGCAAAGACGGCCGAAGCCCGCGCGCTGGTCGCGCTTTCGGTGCCGATCGTGCTTCTGATTACGGCGCAGGGCCTGATGTCTCGCGCACTCGCCAATTGGGCGGTGGGGGCTTATGCGGCCGGCGTGCTTCTGGCGGTTCCGGTGCTGGCGGCGCGGCGTTGGCTCATCGTGTCCACACTGGCGCTCGGCGGTATCGTCGCCATCGCATTGCCGCTGATGACGATTGCCGGAACGGAGTTACGCCTGCCGAAAGGTGAACTGGCGATGGCGCGTTATCTCGGACGCTCCGAGCTGGTATCGACCGGCCTGTCACGGGCGCGTGAGGCGGGGGCAGACGCCATCGTCGCCAATGATCGTTCGATATTGGCCGAGCTTTTTTACCAGTTGCGGGATGAGAAACAGGTACTGACGCGGGCATTGCCCGAAACCGGTGTTCCGTCCAGCCACTATGCGCTTCTTTATCCGCTGAAGTCAGGCGAAGCGAAGAATCCGCTGTTTCTGGCAAGTGCGGATGGTTTGCCGGCATGCCTTGCCGGCGAGGCGCCGGTTGCCCGTTGGACCGCCGGGCCGGGCTTTTTAGAGGGTCGGGAAATCGGGCTCTGGCGCCTGCCGCCGCAGTGCATTCCGGAGGGCGTCAATGGACAATGA
- a CDS encoding lipid-A-disaccharide synthase N-terminal domain-containing protein has translation MLHVNSWKEFVWVLTGFMGQMLFTMRFLVQWISSERANRSIMPVAFWYFSILGGVVLLSYALWRRDPVFVIGQASGLLIYARNLWLIHAERRQHA, from the coding sequence ATGCTGCATGTGAACAGCTGGAAGGAATTCGTATGGGTCCTGACCGGCTTCATGGGCCAGATGCTGTTCACCATGCGTTTTCTGGTTCAATGGATTTCCTCTGAACGGGCGAACCGCTCGATCATGCCGGTGGCCTTCTGGTATTTTTCCATTCTCGGCGGCGTGGTGCTGCTTTCCTATGCACTGTGGCGGCGCGACCCGGTCTTCGTTATCGGGCAGGCATCCGGCCTTCTCATCTACGCTCGAAATCTCTGGTTGATCCATGCAGAACGCCGCCAGCATGCATGA
- a CDS encoding glycosyltransferase family 2 protein, producing the protein MFMQAFRAPSLATIDDVCGTRADGYDGAPLRSTPDFAVIVPMHNEEASVETLVAEIVTACQPVGRFEIVVVDDASSDRTVDAVLSLCDRYPMLRLVRHDRQGGQSAAIHSGVQAARAPVICMLDGDGQNPPDNLPALLAPLLSANAPGRLGLVAGQRVGRRDTLGKRLSSRFANGLRARILKDGTRDTGCGLKAFRRDAYLALPYFDHHHRYFPALFNRDGWQVAHVDVTHRARLHGNSHYTNIGRALVGIHDLIGVAWLLRRRKRSNWAETFKTETLP; encoded by the coding sequence ATGTTCATGCAAGCTTTTCGCGCTCCTTCTCTCGCCACTATCGATGATGTCTGCGGAACCCGAGCAGATGGATATGACGGAGCCCCTTTGCGATCGACCCCGGATTTCGCCGTTATCGTGCCGATGCACAATGAGGAAGCGAGCGTTGAAACGCTCGTGGCCGAGATCGTGACGGCCTGCCAGCCGGTCGGCCGGTTCGAAATCGTAGTGGTGGACGATGCCTCCTCTGACCGGACGGTGGATGCGGTGCTTTCACTCTGTGATCGTTACCCCATGCTGCGGCTGGTCCGGCACGACCGTCAGGGCGGGCAATCGGCGGCGATCCATAGCGGCGTGCAGGCTGCGCGCGCACCTGTTATCTGCATGCTTGACGGCGACGGCCAGAACCCGCCGGACAATCTGCCCGCACTTCTTGCGCCGCTTCTTTCCGCCAATGCACCAGGTCGGCTCGGCCTTGTGGCCGGCCAGCGCGTCGGCCGGCGCGATACGCTCGGAAAACGCCTTTCCTCACGCTTTGCCAACGGGTTGCGGGCCCGCATCCTGAAGGACGGAACGCGCGATACCGGCTGCGGGCTCAAGGCCTTCCGTCGCGACGCCTATCTCGCCTTGCCCTATTTCGATCACCACCACCGCTATTTCCCGGCGCTTTTTAATCGCGACGGCTGGCAGGTGGCCCATGTCGACGTCACGCATCGGGCGCGGCTGCACGGAAATTCCCACTACACCAATATCGGCCGCGCGCTTGTCGGCATCCACGATCTGATCGGCGTCGCCTGGCTGCTGCGCCGGCGCAAGCGGTCAAACTGGGCTGAAACTTTCAAAACGGAGACATTGCCGTGA
- a CDS encoding methyl-accepting chemotaxis protein, whose amino-acid sequence MPGVNPTAVKAKSLSIKAKFAALVTGATLVSCLSVGLLSYEMGKSGLIDASEIRLETVASNQSKQLDAYTLRVEQSITELSQNAAIAQALETMTTVVPTEKDAIIQAFRREGVSEEERASFNGEGLRLLYAIRHATINAAIASVWRNTRVSDIYVIDKNGLIIYSVTKAKNFLTNVTEPQNAAINDLFQRIEAGKDGVISTTGFTGGDNDSAMIGMPLAVSNWGQIQRKGAVIMRIATDRIGAVVTPEETGKTIDDAILLSAEGKRRAGVLSGGADAPISENLAALSGASDAGMVLAQTPVGNIFYAYRPVTVFGQKHLLAIGQQESKVLAAANDLAFWAAVATLAVLAIMTLIGIFVSASLTKPLTGLAGLMERLNGGENNIEIKAVSRGDEIGTMARALESFRQGILDKQRMETEAHRKGEELDEERAQREMEKARSAKELEEAVDALATGLANLAAGRLDLRIEKSFVPSLDHLRVDFNNSMAGLEATISNIGESANAIRSGSGELKSASEDLSRRTERQAAALEEAAAALGEMTQAVDLSLSRCNVAVEATAGTMQDAHKSTAVVKEAIVAMERIETSSAKIRQIIDVIDQIAFQTNLLALNAGVEAARAGEAGKGFAVVAQEVRELAQKSAAAARDITTLIATSAGDVESGVALVLKTGESLEQIQKRIQSVNDQIGEIATASREQSGRLSEINASVNELDHVTQQNAAMVEETTASAFSLASEADGLTEQVGQFSVGETRHRDQRYAA is encoded by the coding sequence ATGCCGGGTGTAAATCCGACTGCTGTCAAAGCTAAATCATTGTCAATCAAGGCTAAATTCGCGGCGCTCGTTACAGGCGCTACGCTGGTTTCCTGCCTGTCCGTGGGGCTGTTATCCTACGAGATGGGCAAGTCTGGCCTTATCGACGCCAGCGAAATCAGGCTCGAAACGGTTGCGAGCAACCAGTCCAAGCAGCTTGACGCCTATACTTTGCGTGTCGAACAGAGCATCACCGAACTGTCGCAGAATGCCGCGATCGCCCAGGCGCTGGAAACGATGACCACGGTCGTGCCGACGGAAAAGGATGCCATCATCCAGGCTTTCCGCCGCGAAGGCGTCTCCGAGGAGGAGCGCGCCTCCTTCAACGGCGAAGGATTGCGACTGCTTTATGCCATTCGCCATGCGACCATCAACGCCGCCATCGCCAGCGTCTGGCGCAATACCCGCGTCAGCGACATCTATGTCATCGACAAGAACGGCCTCATTATCTATTCCGTGACCAAGGCAAAGAACTTCCTGACCAACGTGACGGAACCGCAGAACGCCGCGATCAACGACCTGTTCCAGCGCATCGAAGCCGGCAAGGACGGCGTCATCAGCACAACCGGCTTCACCGGCGGCGACAATGATTCGGCCATGATCGGCATGCCGCTCGCGGTCTCCAACTGGGGTCAGATTCAGCGCAAGGGCGCTGTCATCATGCGTATTGCCACCGATCGCATCGGCGCGGTGGTCACACCCGAAGAAACCGGCAAGACCATCGATGACGCCATTCTTCTGAGCGCGGAAGGCAAACGCCGCGCCGGCGTGCTCTCGGGTGGCGCGGATGCCCCCATTTCCGAAAATCTCGCGGCCCTTTCGGGCGCAAGTGATGCCGGAATGGTGCTAGCACAGACACCTGTCGGCAACATCTTCTATGCCTATCGCCCGGTCACCGTGTTTGGCCAGAAGCATCTTCTGGCGATCGGCCAGCAGGAGAGCAAGGTCCTGGCCGCCGCCAACGATCTTGCCTTCTGGGCGGCCGTTGCGACCCTTGCCGTGCTTGCGATCATGACGCTGATCGGCATTTTCGTCTCCGCAAGCCTCACCAAGCCATTGACCGGTCTTGCCGGATTGATGGAGCGCCTCAACGGCGGTGAGAACAATATCGAGATCAAGGCGGTTTCCCGCGGCGATGAGATCGGCACCATGGCGCGCGCGCTCGAATCCTTCCGCCAGGGCATTCTGGACAAGCAGCGTATGGAAACCGAAGCCCATCGCAAGGGCGAGGAACTGGATGAGGAACGCGCCCAGCGCGAAATGGAAAAGGCAAGAAGCGCCAAGGAACTGGAAGAGGCCGTCGATGCACTGGCGACCGGTCTTGCCAATCTGGCCGCCGGCAGGCTCGATCTTCGCATTGAAAAATCCTTCGTGCCGTCGCTCGATCATCTGCGCGTCGACTTCAACAACTCCATGGCCGGACTGGAAGCGACGATCTCCAATATCGGAGAAAGCGCCAATGCCATCCGCTCCGGCTCAGGCGAACTGAAGAGCGCATCGGAAGACCTGTCGCGGCGCACAGAACGCCAGGCAGCAGCCCTCGAGGAAGCGGCCGCGGCACTCGGAGAGATGACGCAGGCCGTCGATCTCTCCCTTTCGCGTTGCAATGTTGCGGTCGAGGCAACGGCGGGCACGATGCAGGACGCCCACAAGTCCACGGCGGTCGTGAAAGAAGCGATCGTCGCCATGGAACGCATCGAGACCTCGTCGGCCAAGATCCGCCAGATCATCGACGTCATCGACCAGATCGCCTTCCAGACCAACCTGCTGGCCCTGAATGCCGGCGTGGAAGCCGCCCGCGCCGGCGAAGCCGGAAAGGGCTTTGCCGTTGTGGCGCAGGAAGTGCGCGAACTGGCGCAGAAATCGGCTGCCGCCGCACGCGACATCACGACGTTGATCGCAACCTCGGCAGGCGATGTGGAAAGCGGCGTGGCGCTGGTGCTGAAGACCGGCGAAAGCCTGGAGCAGATCCAGAAACGCATCCAGTCGGTCAACGACCAGATCGGCGAAATCGCCACCGCATCGCGCGAACAGTCCGGCCGCCTCAGCGAAATCAATGCTTCGGTCAACGAACTCGACCATGTTACGCAGCAGAACGCGGCGATGGTGGAGGAAACCACCGCTTCGGCCTTCTCGCTGGCAAGCGAGGCGGATGGCCTTACCGAACAGGTGGGGCAGTTCTCAGTGGGTGAGACCCGACACCGAGACCAGCGCTACGCGGCGTAA
- the adh gene encoding aldehyde dehydrogenase produces MNIQVQQKAGEAPFKLKYGNYIGGKWVEPKSGRYMDNLSPVTGHKICEVPRSDASDIEFALDAAHKAREKWGKTSITERSNILLRIAQRIEDNLDLIAQAETWDNGKPLRETTNADIPLTIDHFRYFAGCIRAQEGTIGEIDNDTVAYHFHEPLGVVGQIIPWNFPILMAAWKLAPALAAGNCVVLKPAEQTPASILVVMELIEDLLPPGVLNIVNGTGVEAGKPLAQSNRIAKIAFTGSTSVGKEIMRYAADNVTNITLELGGKSPNIFFADVMNEDDAFLDKALEGFAFFALNQGEVCTCPSRALVHESIYDRFMEKAIKRVQAISQDDPLNPSTMLGAQASQEQFDKIMRYLDIGKKEGAKVLTGGDRKTLTGDLKDGYYIQPTVFEGNNKMRIFQEEIFGPVVSVTTFKTVEEALEIANDTVYGLGAGVWSRDTNIAYRAGRGIEAGRVWTNCYHVYPAGAAFGGYKQSGIGRETHKMMLDHYQQTKNLLVSYSPNKVGFF; encoded by the coding sequence ATGAATATTCAGGTTCAGCAGAAAGCGGGCGAAGCGCCCTTCAAGCTGAAATACGGCAATTACATCGGCGGCAAATGGGTGGAGCCGAAGTCTGGCCGCTACATGGACAATCTCTCACCGGTGACCGGCCACAAGATCTGCGAAGTGCCGCGCTCGGACGCATCCGACATCGAGTTCGCGCTCGACGCTGCCCACAAGGCCCGCGAAAAATGGGGCAAGACGAGCATCACGGAACGCTCCAACATCCTGCTCAGGATCGCCCAGCGGATCGAAGACAATCTCGACCTCATCGCCCAGGCGGAAACCTGGGACAATGGCAAGCCGCTGCGCGAAACCACCAATGCGGATATTCCGCTGACGATCGACCATTTCCGTTATTTTGCGGGCTGCATCCGCGCCCAGGAAGGCACGATTGGCGAAATCGACAACGACACGGTTGCCTATCACTTCCATGAACCGCTCGGTGTCGTCGGCCAGATCATTCCGTGGAACTTCCCGATCCTGATGGCCGCCTGGAAGCTTGCACCGGCGCTTGCCGCCGGTAATTGCGTGGTACTGAAGCCGGCGGAACAGACCCCGGCCTCCATTCTTGTCGTGATGGAGCTGATCGAAGATCTGCTGCCGCCCGGCGTCCTCAACATCGTCAACGGTACGGGCGTTGAAGCCGGCAAGCCGCTGGCGCAGAGCAACCGCATCGCCAAGATCGCCTTTACCGGTTCCACCTCGGTCGGCAAGGAAATCATGCGTTATGCGGCCGACAACGTCACCAACATCACGCTGGAGCTGGGCGGCAAATCGCCGAACATCTTCTTTGCCGATGTGATGAACGAGGACGATGCCTTCCTCGACAAGGCGCTCGAAGGTTTTGCCTTCTTTGCGCTGAACCAGGGCGAGGTCTGCACCTGCCCCTCGCGTGCTCTGGTGCATGAATCGATCTATGACCGCTTTATGGAAAAGGCGATCAAGCGCGTTCAGGCCATCAGTCAGGACGATCCGCTCAATCCGTCGACCATGCTGGGCGCGCAGGCCTCGCAGGAACAGTTCGACAAGATCATGCGCTATCTTGATATTGGCAAGAAGGAAGGCGCCAAGGTTTTGACCGGCGGTGACCGCAAGACGCTGACGGGCGACCTGAAGGACGGCTATTACATCCAGCCGACCGTCTTTGAAGGTAACAACAAGATGCGGATTTTCCAGGAGGAAATCTTCGGTCCTGTCGTTTCCGTCACCACCTTCAAGACGGTGGAAGAGGCGCTCGAAATCGCCAATGACACGGTTTACGGTCTGGGTGCCGGCGTCTGGAGCCGCGATACCAATATCGCCTACCGGGCCGGCCGCGGCATCGAGGCGGGCCGCGTCTGGACGAATTGCTATCACGTCTATCCGGCGGGTGCTGCCTTTGGCGGCTACAAGCAATCGGGCATCGGTCGCGAGACCCACAAGATGATGCTCGATCACTACCAACAGACCAAGAACCTGCTGGTTTCCTACAGCCCCAACAAGGTCGGTTTCTTCTGA
- a CDS encoding helix-turn-helix domain-containing protein, which produces MPTDIAHAERVYETARHRSAAASSPIIASWRRCMVKHRLAPEENRKPIFLSEVEFRRARESAAGLIAESTDELDRIFHSVGKSGCCLLLTDAQGVALERRGASGDDRDFRALGLWNGAVWSEESVGTNGIGTALVDERSVVVYRDQHFFTSNTELCCTTAPIRDHTGRVTGALDISTCRDDINEMTFSFVTQAVKDAAQRIEGNLFRRAFPGARIVVVPTGFGAALSLLAVDQDDLVLGATRAARLALKLDDIRIAQGLPAADILQEQRHDGGSDLAEAERSALRRVLSRTNGNVTQAASLLGISRATLHRKMKKFDVH; this is translated from the coding sequence ATGCCGACAGACATCGCCCATGCGGAACGCGTGTATGAAACGGCACGCCATCGTTCCGCGGCCGCAAGTTCTCCGATTATCGCCTCGTGGCGGCGCTGCATGGTCAAGCACCGTCTTGCGCCTGAGGAAAACCGCAAGCCGATCTTCCTCAGCGAGGTTGAATTTCGCCGCGCCCGCGAAAGTGCCGCCGGCTTGATCGCCGAGAGCACGGATGAATTGGACCGCATTTTTCACAGCGTCGGCAAATCCGGCTGCTGCCTGCTTCTGACCGACGCGCAGGGCGTTGCGCTGGAGCGACGTGGTGCTTCCGGTGATGACCGCGATTTCCGGGCGCTCGGCCTTTGGAACGGGGCCGTCTGGAGCGAAGAAAGCGTGGGCACCAACGGTATCGGCACGGCACTGGTGGATGAGCGCTCGGTGGTGGTCTATCGCGACCAGCATTTCTTCACGTCGAATACCGAACTCTGCTGCACCACCGCGCCCATCCGCGACCATACCGGCCGGGTGACGGGCGCACTCGATATTTCCACCTGCCGTGACGATATCAACGAGATGACCTTCTCCTTCGTCACCCAGGCGGTGAAGGATGCGGCGCAGCGTATCGAAGGCAATCTTTTCCGCCGCGCCTTTCCCGGCGCGCGCATCGTCGTCGTGCCCACCGGGTTTGGGGCGGCGCTCTCGCTGCTTGCCGTGGATCAGGACGATCTCGTGCTGGGTGCGACCCGTGCCGCCCGCCTTGCGCTGAAGCTCGATGATATCAGGATCGCGCAGGGACTGCCTGCTGCGGATATTCTGCAGGAACAACGCCACGACGGCGGGTCCGATCTTGCAGAGGCGGAACGCTCGGCGCTCCGCCGTGTCCTGTCGCGCACCAACGGCAATGTCACGCAGGCCGCCTCGCTGCTCGGCATCAGCCGTGCCACGCTTCATCGCAAGATGAAGAAATTCGACGTTCATTAA
- a CDS encoding putative bifunctional diguanylate cyclase/phosphodiesterase — protein sequence MLKVLQCLTIDHDYRYTAAAVLVCMLGSFVSMRLFSKARLATGVQKVNWLFLAGVNGGAAIWTTHFVAMLGYVAAGDVGYDPYLTGLSLLIAITTTTAGFGISAYGGRSVLVEAGGIILGLGIAAMHYTGMAAYNVQGMIFWDQAYVIASLVLGAVLGAIAVNRVARPLNRFCQYSAVAFLILAIASMHYTGMASMSFAFDPRIVIPENLLPPAIMGGGAIAVTLLLLALGLSTYVIDAQSTQQAVARYRHLSLHDPLTGIPNRAAFIEHLNRRTRHISLGAHTALLSIDLDRFKEINDVHGHAAGDAVLRAIADRASSVLKAGEFLARMGGDEFVAMTHSYYIRADGAEFAQRLIEQISRPVEWNGQTFSVGASVGISVRNTGSIDADTLMAQADVAMYRAKSGTSDTICFYDKSMDEAARERNALAIAMRSGLANNEFELYYQQQNDTKSGSIVGFEALLRWNHPERGMVSPVEFIPIAEQTGFIVELGEWVLREACAQAARWKKSLAIAVNVAPQQLADNDFPDKVERILAETGLAPERLELEITEGSIIADHRHALVTIRKLKALGVKIAMDDYGTGYSSLSTLQSFPFDKIKIDRAFIDGLSTNVQSEAIVRSTLILAHSLNIPVLAEGVETKAHVEFLRREGCLQVQGFFFGKPGPLTSIANLVDDTFLSAEDEKEETSGRRYIKAVR from the coding sequence ATGCTCAAAGTTCTCCAGTGCCTCACCATCGATCACGATTATCGATATACCGCCGCAGCCGTCTTGGTATGCATGCTGGGCAGTTTCGTTTCGATGCGCCTTTTTTCGAAAGCGCGCCTGGCGACAGGAGTGCAGAAGGTCAATTGGCTGTTTCTGGCGGGCGTCAATGGCGGCGCGGCGATATGGACCACCCATTTCGTGGCGATGCTGGGCTATGTCGCGGCGGGTGACGTGGGGTATGATCCCTATCTGACCGGGCTTTCGCTTCTTATCGCCATTACGACGACAACTGCCGGTTTCGGCATTTCCGCCTATGGCGGGCGCAGTGTATTGGTGGAAGCTGGCGGGATCATCCTCGGCCTTGGCATTGCGGCCATGCATTATACCGGCATGGCGGCCTATAATGTTCAGGGAATGATTTTCTGGGATCAGGCCTATGTCATCGCTTCGCTGGTGCTGGGCGCGGTGCTTGGCGCCATCGCGGTCAATCGTGTTGCCCGGCCTCTCAACCGTTTCTGCCAATATAGCGCGGTAGCGTTTCTCATCCTCGCCATCGCTTCGATGCACTATACCGGCATGGCCTCCATGTCCTTCGCCTTCGATCCGCGTATCGTCATTCCGGAAAATCTGCTGCCGCCGGCCATCATGGGCGGAGGCGCCATCGCCGTGACGCTGCTGCTTCTGGCGCTCGGACTTTCCACCTATGTCATCGATGCCCAGTCCACCCAGCAGGCGGTTGCCCGCTATCGCCATCTTTCATTGCACGATCCGTTGACGGGTATTCCCAACCGCGCGGCATTCATCGAACACCTCAACCGGCGCACGCGCCATATCTCCTTGGGCGCGCATACCGCACTTCTGTCGATCGATCTCGACCGTTTCAAGGAAATCAACGACGTGCATGGCCATGCGGCCGGTGACGCCGTGCTGCGTGCCATCGCTGACCGGGCGAGTTCCGTGCTGAAGGCCGGTGAATTTCTGGCGCGCATGGGCGGCGATGAATTCGTGGCGATGACCCATTCCTATTACATCAGGGCCGATGGTGCAGAATTCGCGCAACGACTGATCGAGCAGATCAGCAGGCCGGTCGAATGGAACGGTCAGACATTTTCGGTTGGCGCCAGCGTTGGCATATCGGTCCGCAACACCGGCTCCATCGATGCCGATACCCTGATGGCGCAGGCCGATGTCGCCATGTACCGGGCAAAAAGCGGGACGTCTGACACGATCTGCTTCTATGACAAATCCATGGACGAGGCCGCGCGCGAGCGCAATGCGCTTGCCATCGCCATGCGCAGCGGCCTCGCCAATAACGAGTTCGAGCTTTATTACCAGCAGCAGAACGACACCAAGAGCGGCAGTATTGTCGGTTTCGAGGCGCTTTTGCGCTGGAACCACCCGGAACGCGGCATGGTCTCTCCCGTCGAATTCATTCCGATTGCCGAGCAGACCGGCTTCATCGTCGAACTGGGCGAATGGGTTCTGAGAGAAGCGTGCGCGCAGGCTGCGCGGTGGAAAAAGTCACTCGCCATTGCCGTCAACGTCGCGCCGCAGCAGCTTGCGGATAATGATTTCCCCGACAAGGTCGAGAGAATTCTTGCCGAAACGGGGCTTGCGCCGGAAAGGCTCGAGCTTGAAATCACCGAAGGCAGCATCATCGCCGATCATCGCCACGCGCTCGTCACCATCCGCAAACTCAAGGCGCTCGGCGTCAAGATTGCCATGGATGATTACGGCACGGGTTATTCCTCGCTTTCAACCCTGCAGAGCTTTCCCTTCGACAAGATCAAGATCGACCGTGCCTTCATCGACGGCCTGTCCACCAATGTGCAGTCGGAGGCGATCGTTCGCTCGACGCTCATCCTGGCGCACAGCCTCAATATCCCGGTGCTGGCGGAGGGGGTCGAGACGAAGGCTCACGTTGAGTTTCTCCGGCGCGAAGGCTGCCTGCAGGTCCAGGGTTTCTTTTTCGGCAAGCCCGGTCCTCTCACCTCCATAGCCAATCTCGTGGACGATACGTTCCTCTCGGCTGAGGATGAAAAGGAAGAGACCTCCGGCCGGCGTTATATCAAGGCGGTTCGCTAG
- a CDS encoding 50S ribosomal protein L25/general stress protein Ctc: MSKESYELKAEARERVGKGSSRELRRNGLIPAVIYGDKQAPISIALSTNEVTKRIHAGGFMTTVATLDVNGQKIKVLPKDYQLDPVRDFTMHVDFLRVSGNTLVNVEVPVHFVNEEKSDIKIGGVLNIVRHTVEFHCPANDIPEFITVDLAGLKIGDNVHISNVKLPKNITPVIADRDFTIATIVAPAAGVAEETTEEASEE; the protein is encoded by the coding sequence ATGAGCAAAGAATCGTATGAGCTCAAGGCCGAGGCGCGCGAACGAGTTGGTAAGGGGTCCTCTCGTGAACTTCGCCGCAACGGTTTGATTCCCGCTGTCATCTATGGTGACAAGCAGGCCCCCATTTCCATCGCTCTGTCGACCAACGAAGTCACCAAGCGTATCCACGCCGGCGGTTTCATGACGACGGTTGCGACCCTCGACGTCAACGGCCAGAAGATCAAGGTTCTCCCCAAGGACTACCAGCTTGATCCGGTCCGCGACTTCACCATGCATGTCGACTTCCTGCGCGTTTCGGGCAACACGCTCGTCAACGTTGAAGTTCCGGTTCACTTCGTCAACGAAGAAAAGTCGGACATCAAGATCGGCGGCGTTCTGAACATCGTTCGCCACACGGTGGAATTCCACTGCCCGGCCAACGACATTCCGGAATTCATCACGGTTGATCTCGCTGGTCTGAAGATCGGCGACAACGTGCACATTTCGAATGTGAAGCTGCCGAAGAACATCACGCCTGTCATCGCTGACCGTGACTTCACGATCGCAACGATCGTTGCTCCGGCTGCAGGCGTTGCAGAAGAAACGACTGAAGAAGCTTCCGAGGAATAA